ACAGTTCCGGGGATTATTACCAATAAACCTAAATATGTTTATCTGAATAAAATTCTTGGTGCAAAGGATATTCTGGATGGATTAACGAAGGTAGATCCTTCCCGGAATCCAAAGCTCCTCGATATTAAGGCACTTTGTCAGACGAGTGGAATTATCACCAATACAGGTGTTGTCCATGTGTTAAGTAACACACATCTCTGGACATTTAAACAAGTACAATAAATAAGTTCTCCTATTAAAGAAAAAATAAGATGAAGAAATATATCATATCAAGTCTTTTTATCCTGTCAGCAGTGATATGGATGACAGGCTGTAAAAAAACACAGGTGGGCTATTTAAGTGATAACCTGCGCTATTCTGCAGATCCGCTGACTGTTGTTCAGGGACAGTTCCTGTTATCAAACGGGATCATTCCGGATAACTCCACACCACCTTATACCATTACGCTGGTCAATATCCGTAACAAGCAAACCGGGCTTCGTGAAGAATCTTTTTTCAAAGAGTACGATGTTCCTGTATGGAAAACGGCTTATGATCCAAAAACCGACACTACGCTGGCTTTGATAAATGCTAAACGGGATATTCAGAAAAAGGTGCCCTTTACGGTATTACCTCAAAGTGGTCAGTATCTTATTACCCAGTCAACAGAGAATGTACCCGTTGGTGATTATCTGATAGATCTGAAAGTTGAGAATCCGCATGGTACAAAAACCTATATGGGTATCAACACCATTCGCGTAACCAAACCTGTTGAGTATGAATATGTCAATGCTCCATATTTTCTGGCACTGAAAGCCGGAACTGAAACGGCTACGAGGTTTCCTTTTGATGATCAGTGGATTAATCCAGATTTAGGACAGAGTACAAATACTACATTGACAATCAGAAAAGTAGCAAGTTCACCTAATCAGATAGTTCTAAAGGTAATAGATAAAAATGGAGCCGTTTTACCCGGACAGGCTTTACAGCAAAGACCAAGTGGTAACAGCTTTTTGAAAACCCTGAGTACTTTTGCCTATAAAACTACAGTTACCGATACAGCAGTATTGTATGATTATGCTCAGACCCGTTTTCCTGATGTTTACTGGGATTCTCAATCTAACGGTCTTAACTGTTATTACCGTATTTACAGCCAGTATATTGCTTCTATTGATACAGCCGATGCCAAAAACTGGATACCGCCTAAACAACTGGTTTATGGTACATGGAACAAATATCCGGTCAATATCAATATCCGTTTCAATACCAAGCTGAATGCTCCGGGCAAGTATATCTATGAATTGAAATTAAAACTTACCAAAAAATAGTAATATGTATAAAACCAGATTGATATGGACCGCCATATTACTATTTGTTTTTTCGGTACAGGCCATCGGGCAGCAAAGCTGCCCGAAATGGGGCCCATATGTTAAAACGACCAAAATGGGGAAAGTTAATGCTGAACTGATGATGGCAGATGTGATGATTCCATCAGATGGAATTGCTCCTTATACCTATGCCTGTACGGTACAGTTTGGTATTGGTAAAAGTGGAGGATATTGTGGTATCCAGAAAGCCGGAACCGGAGATAAACGTTTTCCAAATAATATCTTCTCCCTCTGGGATTTTCCTAATAAAAAGCAGATTATAGCGGCTTATAAAGATCCATTGACATTTGTTGGCGGGTTTGGCGGAGAAGGTACAGGGTTACATTCACATGCAGATTTTGGATGGAAAGCTGATCAGTGGTATACTAATATTATCAGACGCTGGACTTCAAATGATTCCACAACACAGGTTGGTTACTGGATATATGATCATCAGGCAAAAACCTTCCGTCATTATGTGACACTTACTGTGCCTGAAAAAGATGCAATGTTGCACAGTGATATGGGAAGTTTTCTGGAGAATTTTGCTGATGAGCAGAAGAGACCCCGGACTGCAGTTTATAAATCTTACTGGATGCAGGATGGGCAGCAGCAATGGTTAAAACCGGATACGCTGGTTGCTGAAGCCGGAGAAGGTTCCTGGAAAGCAGTGGCTTATGGTAAAGATGGTGTAAGAGTAACTTCCTGCGGAACAGAAATCGGCCCTAAGAAATATAAGTTTCCAGTACAGCAGGGGGCTCAACCTGAGATTTTAAGCCCTGCATCTGTCTATGATCTGGCTTCGTATTACGATCATTCGCAAAAAAAGATATTTGTCAACTGGAGCGTATTGCCAACCGCAACTCCACAGCTTGGTTATTCTGTTCAGATATTTGATAATGTGAATTGTATCGGTAAACCACTTGCTGAACTTATGGCTAATGACCCTGAAATGACCAGTGTTGGTTTGGCAGTGAAGGATATCGTCCTTAAAAAGCAGGATTACTACATCACATTACAGCTGACTGATATTTTTGGTCAGCTTGCGCCTGTAAAGAAAACAGTGTTACGGGAGTTAAGACCTTGATCTTACGAATTTCAATACCTTGAAAAACAAAGCCCTGCGGACCTTATGTGTGCAGGGCTTTTTCACGGTGGTATAGCACCAAAATCCCTCAGTATGATTAAGAAAAAATAGCGGCGCAAGCTTCGTGTTTTAATCAGCTGTTTTATCTGGCATTTTTCAGACAATAGAAAGGAATAACTTTATTATTATTGTGATATGATTAAGAGTTAATATTTGTTTCTTTTTTATTAATAATGCGCATTGTTATTCTCTGTGTAATTGTTTGATTATTAATAAGAAAAATATAGTAGCTTAATTGCTGTTATGGACTTGCAGAGAAACAAAACTTAAGCAGTTATGAAAATATCATGATAGCTTTATTACTAATAAAACAAATTTATACTGATGAAAAACACATATAAATCCAGCTATTTTACATTGAACATAATCCTTGTTTTTAATCTGCTACTTATTTTACTTCTGATTACGAATGTGCAGGTAAGTATTGCACAATCGCGCAGTGCTATAGGATTTCGTTTTGGTGTAAATAAGCCTTATGCAGATTCTTACAAGTTTGGTGTTGGAGGAGGTGTACAAGCCAATCTGGCTATTAACAGAAAATGGGGATTTGAGGGATCAATAAATTACGACCGGATTAACGGCGATCAATCAGTCTTTTATTCTCCTGTTGAACAGGAAAATATATCTCTGACTGAAGCAAAATCTTTAGATCTGGTACATTTAGATTTGGCTATGAGATATTACATTATTCCAAATTTTTTCGCCAAACTTGGCCCTGTTTTATATTTTGCTGGTGGCAATGATGATTTGTCTGGAATGGGAATCGGGGGAACGGCAGCATTAGGTTATCAGTTGATGCTGGACAAACGTAACAAGCTGGAGTTTGTTTTCAATACTGATCTTATTAATGTGAGAAATGGTGGTAACGGTATTACGCCGATTGCGGGAGTGAGGGTTGCTTATGCCTTTAATTTTAGCGGGCTGTAACCCAAAAGAAAGAATTAAATAGCCTGATGCAATTCACTATAGTAGTGAATGAGGTCATTAAGACTAAATCCACGGTTTAAACCACTCGGGTTTGGTAATATCCAAACTATTGCCCCACAAAAATCTTCTGCCTGATATCCCCATGAAACCTGCTTTTTTCCAGAAAAAGCCATGTAAGCAGGTTTGCCCAGGAAAGCAATATATTTAGGCTGAAAATGAGCCATTTTGGCTTTAAATGCTTCGATGGAATTATCAAATTCGTCTTTTGAAAGCTCGTCTGCCCGGGTTGTTGCTCTATCCACAGCTGTAGTTATTCCATACCCTAAATCCAGGATCGTTGCGTCATTGTCAGGCTCAATTTCGTAGGGTGTAAAGCCTGCCTGATGTAAAACTTTCCAGAAGCGGTTGCTTCGTCCTGAGAAGTGATGTCCGTCTGACGCAGATTTTAAGCCGGGATTGATTCCGCAAAAAATGACTTTCAGGTCTTTGCTGATAATGTCAGTTAACATTGATGGGGCTTGATTTATAGGTAAGTATTTGAATAGGTATAAAGTTATCTTTTATTCCGTTCTGATTTTAGATTTTTGATAATTTTTGATTTCCTCA
This portion of the Pedobacter lusitanus genome encodes:
- a CDS encoding DUF5007 domain-containing protein; the protein is MKKYIISSLFILSAVIWMTGCKKTQVGYLSDNLRYSADPLTVVQGQFLLSNGIIPDNSTPPYTITLVNIRNKQTGLREESFFKEYDVPVWKTAYDPKTDTTLALINAKRDIQKKVPFTVLPQSGQYLITQSTENVPVGDYLIDLKVENPHGTKTYMGINTIRVTKPVEYEYVNAPYFLALKAGTETATRFPFDDQWINPDLGQSTNTTLTIRKVASSPNQIVLKVIDKNGAVLPGQALQQRPSGNSFLKTLSTFAYKTTVTDTAVLYDYAQTRFPDVYWDSQSNGLNCYYRIYSQYIASIDTADAKNWIPPKQLVYGTWNKYPVNINIRFNTKLNAPGKYIYELKLKLTKK
- the mug gene encoding G/U mismatch-specific DNA glycosylase, with amino-acid sequence MLTDIISKDLKVIFCGINPGLKSASDGHHFSGRSNRFWKVLHQAGFTPYEIEPDNDATILDLGYGITTAVDRATTRADELSKDEFDNSIEAFKAKMAHFQPKYIAFLGKPAYMAFSGKKQVSWGYQAEDFCGAIVWILPNPSGLNRGFSLNDLIHYYSELHQAI
- a CDS encoding DUF3472 domain-containing protein — encoded protein: MYKTRLIWTAILLFVFSVQAIGQQSCPKWGPYVKTTKMGKVNAELMMADVMIPSDGIAPYTYACTVQFGIGKSGGYCGIQKAGTGDKRFPNNIFSLWDFPNKKQIIAAYKDPLTFVGGFGGEGTGLHSHADFGWKADQWYTNIIRRWTSNDSTTQVGYWIYDHQAKTFRHYVTLTVPEKDAMLHSDMGSFLENFADEQKRPRTAVYKSYWMQDGQQQWLKPDTLVAEAGEGSWKAVAYGKDGVRVTSCGTEIGPKKYKFPVQQGAQPEILSPASVYDLASYYDHSQKKIFVNWSVLPTATPQLGYSVQIFDNVNCIGKPLAELMANDPEMTSVGLAVKDIVLKKQDYYITLQLTDIFGQLAPVKKTVLRELRP